In Bacillus sp. SB49, a single window of DNA contains:
- the purC gene encoding phosphoribosylaminoimidazolesuccinocarboxamide synthase gives MKGSLLYEGKAKRVYVTTDDQERLVLSYKDDATAFNGKKKSEFAGKGRLNNLITSKVFQYLHKQGIPTHFIEALNDTEQLVKRTTIIPLEVVVRNKAAGSITKRLGIEEKTRFHPPIIELFYKKDELNDPLINDVHAYHLTDVKEQELTFIKEQALIINEQLIALFQSAGLELADFKLEFGRLPDGTIVLSDEVSPDTCRLWDIKTGQKMDKDVFREEIGSLIEVYENILQRLEENVCAK, from the coding sequence ATGAAAGGTTCCTTATTGTATGAAGGTAAAGCGAAACGTGTGTATGTGACGACTGATGACCAGGAGCGTCTGGTTTTATCCTATAAAGATGATGCGACAGCATTCAACGGTAAAAAGAAAAGCGAGTTTGCAGGCAAAGGCCGCCTGAATAACTTGATCACCTCTAAAGTCTTTCAATACTTGCATAAGCAAGGAATTCCCACCCACTTTATTGAAGCGCTGAACGATACAGAGCAGTTGGTAAAGCGCACGACGATCATTCCACTGGAAGTCGTGGTCCGGAACAAAGCAGCCGGAAGTATTACGAAAAGGCTCGGTATTGAAGAGAAGACGCGCTTCCACCCGCCGATCATCGAACTGTTCTACAAAAAGGACGAATTGAATGATCCACTAATCAACGACGTTCATGCCTATCATCTGACAGACGTCAAAGAACAAGAACTCACATTCATCAAAGAACAAGCCCTGATTATTAATGAACAATTGATTGCATTATTCCAATCCGCAGGCTTGGAACTCGCTGATTTCAAATTGGAATTCGGCCGTCTGCCGGACGGGACAATCGTATTGTCGGACGAAGTTTCACCGGATACATGCCGCTTATGGGATATCAAAACAGGTCAGAAAATGGACAAAGACGTATTCCGGGAAGAAATCGGCAGCCTGATCGAGGTTTATGAGAACATACTACAACGACTGGAGGAGAACGTATGCGCAAAGTAA
- the purF gene encoding amidophosphoribosyltransferase, giving the protein MLGEIKGLNEECGIFGVWGHPDSAQLTYYGLHALQHRGQEGAGIVTTDGDHLKLAKGHGLINEVFSENQLEDLQGHASIGHVRYATAGDGAYENIQPLMFRSQTGGLALAHNGNLVNAHALKSQLEAQGSILQTNSDTEVVAHLIKRARHLPLDQAIGEALSMIKGAYAFLVMTEDKMFVANDPRGLRPLSLGHLGDAWVVSSETCAFDVIGAQYDREVKPGELLIISDEGVETKRFSAPIQRTLCSMEYVYFSRPDSNLDGKNVHASRKRMGKALAEEAPIEADVVTGVPDSSISAAIGYAEASGIPYELGMIKNRYVGRTFIQPTQELREQGVKMKLSAVRGIVEGKRVVMVDDSIVRGTTSRRIVKMLKEAGAKEVHVRIASPPIENPCYYGIDTSNSGELIAANHSVEEMEKLIGADSLAFLSVDGLNDSIYQGDESLEHGGCMACFTGNYPTEIYPNTVHPYEKA; this is encoded by the coding sequence ATGCTTGGTGAAATCAAAGGCTTAAATGAGGAATGTGGCATTTTCGGAGTCTGGGGCCACCCGGACTCCGCCCAACTGACGTATTATGGTTTGCACGCTTTGCAGCACCGCGGTCAGGAGGGCGCCGGAATCGTCACAACAGACGGAGACCATCTGAAGCTTGCTAAAGGACACGGATTGATCAATGAAGTTTTTTCCGAAAATCAGCTGGAAGACTTGCAAGGACACGCCTCCATCGGGCACGTCCGTTACGCAACTGCAGGGGATGGTGCATATGAGAATATCCAACCTCTGATGTTCCGTTCTCAGACAGGGGGGCTTGCGCTTGCCCATAACGGAAACCTGGTCAACGCCCACGCGTTGAAGAGCCAGCTGGAAGCACAAGGGAGCATTCTGCAGACCAATTCCGATACAGAAGTAGTTGCCCACTTGATCAAGAGAGCGCGCCATCTCCCGCTTGACCAGGCTATTGGAGAGGCATTGTCCATGATCAAGGGAGCTTACGCGTTCCTTGTGATGACGGAAGACAAGATGTTCGTTGCCAATGACCCGCGTGGCCTTCGCCCTCTCAGCCTTGGACACCTTGGTGATGCTTGGGTCGTATCTTCGGAAACGTGTGCGTTTGATGTGATCGGAGCCCAATACGACAGGGAAGTGAAGCCTGGTGAACTGCTGATCATCTCTGATGAAGGAGTAGAGACGAAGCGTTTCTCTGCCCCGATTCAACGTACATTGTGTTCCATGGAATATGTGTACTTCTCTCGTCCGGACAGTAATCTGGACGGTAAAAACGTCCATGCATCACGGAAACGAATGGGGAAAGCCTTGGCGGAGGAAGCACCCATCGAAGCGGATGTCGTAACAGGAGTACCGGATTCCAGTATTTCTGCTGCCATCGGATATGCAGAGGCGTCCGGCATTCCTTATGAGCTTGGTATGATCAAGAACCGCTATGTCGGTCGTACGTTCATCCAGCCGACTCAGGAACTGCGGGAACAAGGGGTCAAGATGAAGCTGTCTGCTGTAAGAGGTATTGTCGAAGGGAAACGTGTCGTCATGGTCGATGATTCCATCGTCCGGGGTACGACAAGCCGGCGGATCGTAAAAATGCTGAAAGAAGCAGGAGCGAAGGAAGTGCATGTCCGTATTGCATCTCCGCCGATTGAGAACCCATGTTACTACGGAATCGACACCTCGAACAGTGGAGAGTTGATTGCGGCAAACCACTCTGTAGAAGAAATGGAGAAATTGATCGGGGCTGACAGTCTCGCTTTTCTATCCGTGGATGGTTTGAACGACAGCATCTATCAGGGGGATGAATCGCTGGAGCATGGCGGCTGTATGGCCTGCTTTACAGGCAATTATCCTACAGAAATATATCCTAATACGGTCCACCCGTATGAGAAAGCGTGA
- the purN gene encoding phosphoribosylglycinamide formyltransferase, whose protein sequence is MINLAVFASGTGSNFDAIVEAVENGTLHADIKLLVCDKVGAPVIEKAQRHDVDTIVFNPKVYENKAAYEAALLEDCRSRGVDYIILAGYMRLVGPTLLQPYEKRIINIHPSLLPAFPGKDAIGQAIDKKVKVTGVTVHFVDDGMDTGPIIAQEAVTIEDNDTPEEVKRKIQAVEHRLYPQVIESLFTKEESK, encoded by the coding sequence ATGATCAACCTTGCCGTCTTTGCTTCCGGAACAGGATCGAACTTCGATGCCATTGTCGAAGCCGTCGAAAATGGAACCCTCCATGCAGACATCAAGCTGCTTGTCTGTGACAAAGTAGGCGCTCCTGTCATTGAGAAAGCGCAGCGTCACGACGTGGATACCATTGTTTTCAACCCAAAAGTCTACGAAAATAAAGCAGCCTATGAAGCCGCCTTGCTGGAAGACTGTCGTTCGCGCGGCGTTGACTACATCATTCTTGCTGGTTATATGCGTCTCGTCGGCCCGACGCTGCTTCAGCCATATGAGAAACGGATCATCAATATCCACCCGTCCCTGCTTCCTGCTTTTCCCGGTAAGGATGCCATTGGACAGGCGATAGATAAAAAGGTAAAAGTGACTGGTGTGACCGTCCATTTCGTTGATGACGGAATGGATACAGGCCCGATCATCGCCCAGGAGGCGGTGACGATCGAAGACAACGATACACCGGAAGAAGTGAAACGGAAAATTCAGGCGGTCGAACACCGCTTATACCCGCAAGTCATCGAGTCATTATTCACCAAGGAGGAATCCAAATGA
- the purQ gene encoding phosphoribosylformylglycinamidine synthase subunit PurQ — translation MKFAVVVFPGSNCDRDMYHAVKDGLGQEADLVWYQEANLADYDAILLPGGFSYGDYLRSGAIASTAPIVEQIREAAEAGKPILGVCNGFQVLLEMGLLPGAMLANERLKFMCHYETLTVENADTLFTHHYEEKAKIQIPIAHGEGNYYCDEETYAKLRENNQIVFTYEENPNGSVGDIAGIMNEQGNVLGMMPHPERAVEALLGSDDGLRLFESILTHWREHHAINA, via the coding sequence GTGAAATTTGCTGTCGTTGTTTTTCCAGGTTCCAACTGTGACCGTGACATGTACCACGCTGTCAAGGACGGTTTGGGGCAGGAAGCGGACTTGGTTTGGTACCAGGAAGCGAATCTAGCAGACTATGATGCCATCCTTCTGCCAGGAGGATTCTCATACGGAGATTACCTTCGCTCCGGAGCGATTGCTTCTACGGCTCCGATTGTCGAACAAATTCGTGAAGCTGCCGAAGCAGGAAAACCGATTCTCGGTGTATGTAATGGATTCCAGGTCCTGCTTGAGATGGGGCTGCTTCCAGGTGCGATGCTCGCGAACGAACGCCTGAAGTTCATGTGCCATTATGAAACACTGACTGTGGAAAATGCAGATACCCTTTTCACCCACCACTATGAAGAGAAAGCAAAAATCCAGATTCCGATCGCTCATGGCGAAGGAAACTATTATTGTGATGAAGAAACATATGCGAAGCTGCGCGAAAATAATCAGATTGTCTTTACTTATGAAGAGAACCCGAACGGCTCTGTAGGGGATATCGCAGGCATTATGAATGAGCAGGGGAATGTCCTCGGTATGATGCCGCACCCGGAACGGGCAGTGGAAGCGCTGCTTGGCAGCGATGACGGTCTGCGCTTATTTGAATCCATTCTTACACACTGGAGGGAACACCATGCCATCAATGCTTGA
- the purS gene encoding phosphoribosylformylglycinamidine synthase subunit PurS — protein sequence MRKVKIHITLKEGVLDPQGKAVQNSLKSLEYNNVQDVRVGKYMEVLLEDSENLDQQVDQMCDQLLANPVIENYTYTIEEVG from the coding sequence ATGCGCAAAGTAAAGATCCACATCACACTCAAAGAGGGCGTTTTAGATCCACAAGGAAAGGCTGTTCAGAACTCATTGAAGTCTTTGGAATATAACAATGTCCAGGACGTACGCGTCGGTAAATACATGGAGGTCCTTTTAGAAGACTCGGAGAATCTGGATCAGCAGGTCGATCAGATGTGTGATCAACTACTTGCCAACCCTGTCATCGAGAACTATACGTACACGATCGAGGAGGTAGGCTGA
- the purL gene encoding phosphoribosylformylglycinamidine synthase subunit PurL, with the protein MPSMLEITPETIEEQRVYAEMGLTDEEYESVKTILGRRPNYTEIGLFSVMWSEHCSYKNSKPLLRKFPTEGPHVLQGPGEGAGIIDIGDDQAVVFKIESHNHPSAVEPYQGAATGVGGILRDVFSMGARPVALLNSLRFGSLEQPRVKYLFEEVVRGIAGYGNCVGVPTIGGEVQFDDAYNGNPLVNAMCVGLIDHKDIQKGIAAGIGNTVMYVGAKTGRDGIHGATFASEELSEESEEKRPSVQVGDPFMEKLLIEACLDVIHHDALVGIQDMGAAGLTSSASEMASKAGTGMTMNLDLIPQREQNMTAYEMMLSESQERMLLVVEKGREDEIAEVFRKYDLEAVAVGEVTDTKRFRLEHKGEVVADVPVDSLAEDAPVYHKPSKKPTYYEEFQAMDDYAPVVDDYAATLKSLLKQPTIASKEWVYDQYDSMVQTNTVVAPGSDAAVLRVRGTEKALAMTTDCNSRYIYVDPEVGGQIAVAEAARNIICSGGRPLGITDGLNFGSPENPEIFWQMEKSVDGMSEACRVLNAPVIGGNVSLYNESFGGKAIYPTPIVGMVGLIEDVAHITQSHAKKAGDLLYVIGETKPEFGGSELQGMLEGKHFGKAPALDLEVEAKRQNALLSAIQKGLIESAHDLAEGGLAVALAEKLFDQELGCDVQVEGDVLAALFSETQSRFLVTVSPEQQDAFEQSVNDAVRIGKVTEDGIYRVSNKDRIVVEEQTTTLKDTWKGAIPCLVKSKA; encoded by the coding sequence ATGCCATCAATGCTTGAGATCACCCCGGAAACGATTGAAGAACAGCGCGTCTATGCGGAAATGGGTCTGACGGATGAAGAATATGAATCGGTCAAAACCATTCTGGGACGCCGTCCGAATTATACAGAAATCGGTTTGTTCTCGGTCATGTGGTCCGAACACTGCAGTTATAAGAATTCAAAACCGCTTCTAAGGAAATTCCCGACAGAAGGCCCTCACGTGCTGCAAGGTCCCGGGGAAGGAGCCGGCATCATCGATATCGGTGACGATCAGGCCGTCGTTTTCAAAATTGAAAGCCACAACCATCCTTCTGCAGTCGAGCCGTATCAGGGCGCTGCAACAGGTGTCGGAGGGATTCTTCGGGACGTCTTTTCCATGGGTGCCCGTCCGGTTGCGCTTCTGAACTCTTTGCGCTTCGGTTCATTGGAACAGCCTCGTGTGAAATACTTGTTTGAAGAAGTCGTACGCGGAATCGCGGGCTACGGAAACTGTGTCGGTGTACCGACCATTGGTGGAGAAGTCCAGTTCGACGATGCCTATAACGGCAATCCACTTGTGAACGCCATGTGTGTTGGTTTAATTGATCATAAAGATATTCAAAAAGGGATCGCAGCCGGAATCGGTAACACGGTCATGTATGTCGGTGCGAAGACCGGCCGGGACGGGATCCACGGAGCGACATTCGCATCAGAAGAATTGTCGGAAGAGTCCGAAGAAAAACGCCCTTCTGTCCAAGTAGGCGACCCATTCATGGAGAAATTGCTGATCGAAGCCTGCCTTGACGTCATTCACCATGACGCGCTTGTCGGGATTCAGGATATGGGAGCAGCCGGTCTCACTTCCTCTGCCAGTGAAATGGCGAGTAAAGCAGGTACGGGAATGACGATGAACCTTGACCTTATCCCGCAGCGGGAACAGAACATGACAGCCTATGAAATGATGCTGTCCGAGTCACAGGAACGCATGCTTCTTGTCGTAGAAAAAGGTCGGGAAGACGAGATAGCGGAAGTATTCCGTAAGTATGATCTGGAAGCTGTCGCTGTCGGAGAAGTCACGGATACGAAGCGCTTCCGCCTGGAACATAAAGGAGAAGTCGTCGCTGACGTGCCTGTCGATTCTCTTGCCGAAGACGCTCCAGTCTATCATAAGCCGTCGAAGAAACCGACGTATTACGAAGAATTTCAGGCAATGGACGATTACGCGCCTGTCGTCGACGATTATGCAGCAACGCTGAAAAGTCTGTTGAAACAGCCGACGATTGCAAGCAAGGAATGGGTTTACGATCAGTATGACTCGATGGTACAGACAAACACGGTCGTCGCTCCAGGGTCCGATGCAGCCGTATTGCGTGTACGTGGAACAGAGAAGGCTCTTGCAATGACGACGGATTGTAACTCCCGCTATATCTATGTCGATCCGGAAGTCGGCGGACAAATCGCTGTTGCTGAAGCAGCCCGTAACATTATCTGCTCCGGTGGTCGTCCGTTGGGAATCACAGACGGATTGAACTTTGGTTCTCCGGAAAATCCGGAAATCTTCTGGCAGATGGAGAAAAGCGTCGACGGCATGAGTGAAGCGTGCCGCGTCCTGAACGCACCGGTCATCGGAGGGAACGTTTCCTTGTATAACGAATCATTTGGTGGCAAAGCGATCTATCCGACACCGATCGTCGGCATGGTCGGCCTGATTGAGGATGTAGCTCACATCACCCAGTCCCACGCTAAGAAAGCAGGCGATCTCCTTTATGTCATCGGGGAGACGAAGCCGGAATTCGGTGGAAGTGAACTGCAGGGGATGTTGGAAGGAAAGCACTTCGGCAAAGCGCCGGCGCTTGATCTGGAAGTGGAAGCGAAGCGCCAGAACGCTCTTCTATCCGCTATTCAAAAAGGTCTCATCGAATCTGCTCATGATTTGGCAGAAGGTGGTCTTGCGGTCGCTCTTGCAGAGAAGCTTTTCGATCAGGAACTCGGTTGTGATGTCCAGGTAGAAGGGGATGTCCTTGCAGCCTTGTTCTCAGAAACGCAGTCCCGTTTCCTTGTAACTGTAAGTCCTGAGCAGCAAGATGCGTTCGAACAATCGGTGAATGACGCAGTCCGGATCGGAAAAGTGACGGAGGACGGCATCTACCGTGTAAGCAATAAGGATCGAATCGTAGTGGAAGAGCAGACAACAACGTTGAAGGATACTTGGAAAGGAGCTATTCCATGCTTGGTGAAATCAAAGGCTTAA
- the purM gene encoding phosphoribosylformylglycinamidine cyclo-ligase, translated as MSESYKQAGVDVEAGYEAVERMKKHVARTMRKEVIGGLGSFAGLFDISGMSYEEPVLVTGTDGVGTKLRLAFEMDKHDTIGVDVVAMCVNDIAAQGADPLLFLDYIACGKNEPARIEQIVKGIADGCQQSHAALVGGETAEMPGMYEEEEYDLAGFVVGMADKRKLITGEGIEAGDVIIGLPSSGVHSNGFSLVRRIIDNQGLSLQETYEGFDRPLGEVLLTPTVIYVEAVKQLKEAVSIKGLAHITGGGFYENIPRALPEGLGVAINQGSWNVPAIFPFLQAQGDIPADEMYGVFNMGIGMIAIVSEADAEKAAEAIGNGVIIGRVTGEEGVQWT; from the coding sequence ATGAGTGAATCCTATAAACAGGCAGGAGTCGACGTCGAAGCTGGTTATGAAGCGGTCGAACGGATGAAGAAGCACGTAGCCAGAACGATGCGCAAGGAAGTGATAGGCGGTCTCGGTTCTTTTGCCGGGTTGTTCGATATCAGCGGAATGAGTTATGAAGAGCCCGTCCTTGTCACTGGAACGGACGGTGTCGGGACGAAGCTTCGGCTCGCTTTTGAAATGGACAAGCATGATACGATCGGTGTCGATGTCGTGGCTATGTGTGTGAACGATATCGCGGCACAAGGAGCAGATCCGCTTTTGTTCCTTGATTATATCGCTTGTGGAAAGAATGAGCCTGCCCGCATCGAACAAATCGTCAAGGGCATCGCGGATGGCTGCCAGCAGTCGCACGCTGCGCTCGTTGGCGGGGAAACGGCAGAAATGCCCGGCATGTATGAGGAAGAAGAATATGACCTTGCCGGCTTTGTTGTAGGAATGGCAGATAAACGGAAGCTGATCACCGGAGAAGGAATAGAAGCAGGGGATGTCATCATCGGCCTTCCTTCCTCTGGGGTTCATTCCAACGGTTTCTCGCTTGTCCGCCGAATTATCGATAATCAGGGGCTGAGTCTCCAGGAAACTTATGAAGGATTCGACCGCCCGCTTGGGGAAGTATTACTAACTCCTACCGTCATTTACGTCGAAGCTGTCAAACAGCTGAAGGAAGCGGTGAGCATCAAAGGACTTGCCCATATTACCGGCGGCGGTTTCTATGAGAATATTCCAAGAGCGCTTCCGGAAGGCCTGGGTGTAGCAATCAACCAAGGAAGCTGGAACGTGCCGGCGATTTTCCCGTTCCTTCAAGCACAAGGAGACATTCCTGCCGATGAAATGTACGGGGTCTTCAATATGGGAATCGGTATGATTGCCATCGTTTCGGAAGCGGACGCAGAGAAGGCAGCGGAAGCTATCGGAAATGGTGTCATCATTGGACGAGTGACAGGCGAAGAGGGAGTGCAGTGGACATGA